A single region of the Salicibibacter cibi genome encodes:
- the tilS gene encoding tRNA lysidine(34) synthetase TilS — MKRKIEAFAARHGMFPQGSSVLVAVSGGVDSMALLHYLFSRRDEYGITLMAVHCNHGLRKEAEEDEKLVKRFCAERDIPFFTKYLDLPKDEGKSIQSISREMRYDFFSVIMKREKSDILATAHHGDDQIETILMQQMRGFDYYGGQMGIPVERSFSRGKLLRPFLPVTKQEIMAYAQTHAVPWGEDESNRKDDYTRNRVRKQLLPTLKQENHEVHAHFQKLAEDFRGDAAYLTQQAEKVLSETVVQTEGGYVLQLPRFRKAPIALQRRTIHLLLTYLYHQKHGQFSRIHIEECFELISGTHPSAQRSLPNRIKVYRNYEQLCFTDAERASYDDGQRPMQVVSDLPAKVETGLGTLVFEPFKGTVPSHDDTSFYCPLSKLHLPLSVRARHPGDAIRPLGLDGTQKLKQVMIDAKVPRPEREWWPVITDATGVVLWAPLLKKSEVAGRAGEQDNYVRMQLVKKEAHT, encoded by the coding sequence ATGAAACGTAAAATCGAGGCGTTTGCTGCTCGTCATGGGATGTTCCCGCAAGGGTCTTCTGTATTGGTTGCCGTATCCGGAGGTGTTGACTCCATGGCATTGCTCCACTATCTCTTTTCAAGAAGGGATGAATACGGCATTACGCTGATGGCGGTCCATTGTAATCATGGACTGCGCAAAGAAGCTGAAGAAGATGAAAAACTTGTAAAACGTTTTTGTGCAGAACGCGACATTCCTTTTTTTACAAAATACCTTGATTTGCCGAAAGACGAGGGCAAATCGATCCAATCGATCAGCCGAGAGATGCGCTACGATTTTTTTTCCGTAATCATGAAAAGGGAAAAATCGGACATACTAGCGACTGCGCACCATGGGGATGACCAAATCGAAACGATTCTCATGCAACAGATGCGAGGTTTTGACTATTATGGGGGGCAGATGGGCATCCCTGTTGAACGTTCGTTTTCGCGAGGGAAGCTTCTTCGTCCGTTTTTACCGGTGACGAAGCAAGAAATCATGGCGTATGCACAAACGCACGCAGTCCCCTGGGGGGAAGATGAAAGCAATCGAAAGGATGACTATACGAGAAACCGCGTGCGTAAGCAACTGCTTCCGACATTGAAACAAGAAAACCATGAAGTCCATGCGCATTTTCAAAAATTAGCCGAGGATTTCAGGGGCGATGCGGCCTATTTAACACAACAGGCGGAAAAAGTGCTTTCGGAGACAGTCGTGCAAACGGAAGGTGGTTATGTTTTACAATTGCCTCGATTTCGTAAAGCCCCTATTGCTTTACAACGGCGCACGATTCACTTACTATTGACTTATCTTTACCATCAAAAGCATGGACAGTTTTCTCGCATACATATTGAGGAATGTTTTGAATTAATCTCGGGTACGCATCCGTCAGCACAACGATCATTGCCGAATCGTATAAAGGTATATCGCAATTATGAACAATTATGTTTCACGGATGCTGAGCGCGCCTCTTATGATGATGGACAGAGACCCATGCAGGTAGTGTCCGATCTTCCGGCAAAGGTTGAAACCGGGCTTGGGACGCTTGTATTTGAACCTTTCAAAGGGACGGTTCCTTCCCATGATGATACGTCGTTTTATTGCCCGTTATCGAAGCTGCATTTGCCGCTTTCGGTGCGTGCGAGGCATCCTGGAGATGCGATCCGGCCGCTTGGTCTTGACGGCACCCAAAAATTAAAACAAGTAATGATTGATGCCAAGGTTCCTCGCCCGGAACGTGAATGGTGGCCGGTCATTACCGATGCAACAGGGGTGGTGCTCTGGGCACCTTTATTGAAAAA